From the Primulina tabacum isolate GXHZ01 chromosome 15, ASM2559414v2, whole genome shotgun sequence genome, one window contains:
- the LOC142527108 gene encoding uncharacterized protein LOC142527108: MKNAIRCCISCILPCGALDVIRIVHANGRVEEISGTVKAEEIMKLHPKHVLKKPSKSFSDEGVCPKIVVVSPDAELQRGKIYFLMPLPPAPEKIRSKKKKKEHSENNNSTAANATGGSNVSVTNLVVSDRYLSEILSENISTQRDRRRGRVGVWRPHLESISETLSEA; encoded by the coding sequence ATGAAAAACGCAATCAGATGCTGCATATCTTGCATTCTGCCATGCGGGGCACTCGACGTGATCCGAATCGTGCATGCTAATGGCCGCGTTGAAGAAATCAGTGGCACCGTAAAGGCAGAAGAAATCATGAAATTGCATCCCAAACACGTCTTAAAGAAGCCATCAAAGTCGTTTTCTGATGAAGGTGTGTGCCCCAAAATCGTCGTCGTTTCTCCGGACGCGGAGCTTCAGCGTGGCAAGATTTATTTCCTCATGCCACTGCCTCCGGCGCCGGAGAAAATCCGAtcgaagaagaaaaagaaagagcATTCTGAAAATAACAACAGCACGGCGGCCAACGCTACTGGAGGCAGCAATGTTTCAGTTACAAATCTAGTCGTTTCCGATCGCTATTTGAGTGAAATTTTATCGGAGAATATTTCAACGCAAAGGGATCGGCGGCGAGGCCGCGTCGGCGTTTGGAGGCCCCATCTGGAGAGCATTTCTGAGACCCTATCCGAAGCATAG